GCAAAAGTGCGTGCTGGAGGAATCAAAGCGATGCAAATCAAATGCATTGATCGTCTGCACAATCTCTTGACTTTGGTTGGTGAAGTTAAGAAGAAAACGCGGAAGATTTTACAGACCGTACAACACGTGATGCCAATTGCGTGCGAGATCAGCTTTCTGATTCCGGAACTCGTCGCTGCGCTTGGCGAGCAATCCGTCTACCTCACAAGCAAAGTGCCAGCTCATTGAGGTGCCGAGGAACTATGTTCCTCGGCTTTTTTTATCCAATTACTTTAAAATCCTGAAAAACCCAGTATAGTACTACAGTGGAATTTCAAATCTCAACGAGCAAGCAGCCGGCAGGGGATCAGCCAAAGGCAATTGAAGCATTGGTAAACGGAGTAAAGGCTGGGCACCAACACCAGACGCTTTTGGGTGTGACCGGCTCAGGGAAAACATTTACCGCTGCAAATGTTATCCAGCAAATCCAGAAGCCAACGCTCGTAATCGCGCACAACAAAACCTTGGCTGCACAGCTCGCTCAGGAGTATCGAGACTTCTTTCCTAATAATGCTGTGCATTATTTTGTGTCATACTACGACTACTATCAGCCAGAGGCCTACATGCCCACTTCTGACACGTATATTGAGAAGGAGGCGCAAATCAATGAGGAAATCGACCGTTTACGTCACGCTTCTACCCAAGCTCTCCTGACTCGTAAGGATGTGATTATCGTCGCTTCGGTGTCGTGCATTTACGGTCTTGGTTCGCCGGCTGAGTATGAGCGCGTCCATCGTAAAATCGAACGTGGCTACGAGACAAACCGCACTGAAATGCTCCGGATTTTAGTCGATATGTACTTTGAGCGCACCAACGCCGACCTGACACCAGGTCACTTCCGCGCGGTAGGAAATACTATCGAAATCATGCCCACGAACGAGCGAACCATTTATCGCTTAGCATTTTCAGGTAATAGCGTGTCACACATTACTAAGATTGATGGGGTAACGCGGGAAATTATTGAAGAACCAGACGTCTTTTATCTGTTTCCAGCCAAGCACTTTGTTACTCCGGAAGATGAACGAAAAGTGGCTATTAATGACATTAAGCTTGAGCTAGATGCGCAGCTAAAGCAATTTAAAAAAAACGGCAAACTACTCGAAACCGAGCGCCTCAAGCGCCGTACCGACCATGATTTGGCGCTCATTCGCGAGATTGGGTATTGTAACGGGATTGAGAACTACTCACGACATTTTGATCGCCGCAAGCCAGGTGAGGCCCCGTACACGCTGCTTTCATATTTCCCGCACAAAGAGGATGGAACGCCCGATTTCCTGACCATTATCGACGAGTCTCACGTCACCATTCCGCAGCTCAACGGTATGTTTGCCGGCGATCAGTCACGAAAAAAGACGCTCGTCGAGCACGGATTTCGCTTGCCAAGCGCGGTTGATAACCGACCGTTGCGTTTTGAGGAGTTTGAGGAGCGCGTAGGGCAACAGATTTACACTACCGCGACACCAGGCAAGTTTGAACTGGCAGCCCTCGAAAAGGAAGGGCTAAAACCGGTAGAGCAGATTATTCGTCCAACTGGTCTTGTAGACCCTGAGATTGATGTGCGCGGTGTGGTAGAGGAGGGTGAGTATCCGGGGCAAGTAAAAGACTTTATTGCTGAAGCTGAGAAAGTGATAAAGGGCGGTGCACGCGTACTAGTGACAACCCTTACTAAGAAAATGGCGGAAGATCTCTCTGAGTTTCTTTCTGAAAAAAATCTAAAAACCAAGTATATTCACAGTGATGTTGAAACCATTGAACGCATTGAGATTCTAACTGACTTTAGAAAGGGTGTGTTCGACTGTTTAGTGGGCGTAAACCTGCTCCGCGAAGGTCTCGATTTGCCTGAAGTAGAGCTGGTGGCCATTCTCGATGCCGACAAAGAAGGCTTCCTACGCAGCGAAACCGCCCTTATTCAGACGATTGGTCGCGCTGCCCGTAACGTAAATGGACGAGTGATTGTCTACGCTGACGAGATAACCAAATCACTCAACTATGCGCTGACTGAAACTTCTAGACGCCGTGAGCTCCAGCTGGCATACAACAAAGAGCACGGTATTACACCAAAGACCATCATGAAGGAAATTAAGTCCATCGCCGACCAAATGCGCACCAGTCATGATGAAACTGTAGATACACTGCTTAAGGTAGATGTTGAGCTTTATAAAAAGAATCCTAAGAAAGTCCTCAAAGACAAGCGCCGGCAGATGGAAGAAGCTGTGGCTATCCTGGATTTTGAAACTGCCGCAATCATTCGTGATGAAATTAAATATCTAGAAGAATTGGCAGCCAAGAAATAGCTGTGAGTTACTCTAAATACTAACGTCTCTAAGGTGCTAATATTTAGATATGTCGGTACTAACTCACAAAAATATTCTTATCGTTGGAAGCGAACATGTGTACGTCACAAAACTTTCAGAAGTACTTGTCGCAGAGGACGCTAAGCTTCATCACACTAGCTGTGCTGATTTTAGTGCCAGTTTAATTGAAGAATTACATATTGAGCTCATTCTAGTAAACGACTTAATCGTAGACCCAGCTTGCAATGAAGCGCTGCATATGATTCGTGACTTTTTCACTGAAAAGGCCATTCCTGTGTTCGTACTAATTAATGACGATTCAGAGCGAATCCAGGAGGTGCTCGCCCTTGGCGCTGCTGATTACATTACTCCGCAAGAAGACCACGAATCTGTGGTAGCAAAAATGAAAGCGGTGTTTGGGCAAGGCGACGCGTTTTCTGGCAGTACCGCAATCGACATCTCAACCGTTGATGCAGAAGTGACTGCTACTGGCATTCGCGTGTTTGTGGTTGAAGACGATCCTCTTTTACGCAATCTCTTGTCGCTTAAGATGGATAAATCAAAGTTTCCATATGAATTCAGCAAGGACGGCATGAACGTGCTGCCAGCGATGCGTCAGTTTAAGCCAGATATTGTTGTACTAGATCTCATGCTTCCAGGCAGAAGTGGCTTTGATGTCTTAGCTGAAATAAAGGGAGATGAAAAACTAAAATCAGTACCAGTTGTTATCTTTTCAAATAAAGACACTCAGGAGGATAAGCAAAAGGCTCAAGAGATGGGAGCTCGAGGTTTTTATGTAAAAGCAATGACTGATCTCTCTGAACTTATTGAATTAATCGAGTCTTTAGTTAAGTAACATGCAACGCACGAGCCTGACGCGAGCTCGTGTATACTTTACATATGGCGGATTCTGAACGAAAGCGCAGTGTAGCATCTAAGAAAAAAAATGCCACCAAGCAAGCGGCTGTGAAAGCTGTTCCTAAACGAGCTCCCCGAAAGCGCGCTGCTAGAAAAGTTGCACCGAAATCTGCTCCTAAGAAAAGCGAATCCAAGCAACCTAAGAAACCAGCCGAAAATGACATACATCTTCCCCAAAATATGAGCGTCCGCTCAATCGAAAAGAGCTTGGTCTATCAGAGGGAATTCGATTACTTCTACCGCAATGCGATGTATAAAATCGCGTATGCAAGCGGCCTTTGTTTTTTGTTGGTTGGCATTTCATATTTGAGTTTAGGACACATTGCTGACACGAAACTGCAGAGAGCGACAGTGATTGAGAGTACTGCAGACAACATTCTTGGCGCTGCTGATAGTCTTGTCGACAATTCTGCCTCAACATTTAGACTTATTTCTGATATACCAGCAAACATCACCGCACCGACTCAAGTTGCTTTTGAAGTCACAAATGCAGCGGATGTAAAAGTAGTGGTGGCGCCAAAAGACAAATTTAATGGTTACTCCACTGAGCTTAAGAAAATTAGTGACAGCAAATACTCGGTAACGTTCAGTGGTCCAGATAAAATTTCTGCTGGCTATTACACGCTGCTTTTCTTTATTAAGACCCCCTCAGGAGAGCGATACCAGAAGCGTAGTGATCTTTTCTTCATGGGCAATCAAGATGTTGAAGCTTGGTACAATAAGCCAGTGGAGGCAGTCACAGAGTCAGGAATCATTTCCGAAGAGTCTCATGCTGAGCCTGTTGATGAAATTTCAGTAAAGCAAGAAGTCACTCCTGAAGTTATCAACAAAGATGAAATTGAGCCTCCTGAGGATGCACCTTCTGCGGAAAACACTGACACTGCTGCGACAACAGACGAGGAGGCGCTAACCCTACAATTATTGACTCCTCCCGCTGACATACTTACCGGCACTACCGTTCTTTCTTTACGGACATCTGCAACACCCCCATTTGTGGAACTGTACGCACGATCGACATCAGCGACCACGCCAACATTTGTCACTTTAGGAGTGGAGCGACTTGATCGATGGGTTTTTCAGTTTGACAGTAGCAATCTTCCGAACGGAAGCTACGCTTTTTTTGTCAAAACAAAGGTTGACGGAAAATCAGTAGTTTCACCATCACTCACACTTCGCGTTGCAAATACAGTCAACACGACATCCAACACCGTATCACTTCCAAGCACTGAAGATCGGCCAGTAATTACAACAGCGGATTTCCTTCCATCATCAAAAGCAGCTTCATTACCAGAAGTTGCGCACGAAACAGATTTGATTATTAAAGAAAACGAAGAAAGCATCAACGAACTGCTCAAACGCTACGCCACAGCGAAGCAAGCCGGCGATGACTCATTGGTGCAGGCGGCACGCAATGCTTTATCTGAAGAACAGGAACGCATTGCCATCAAAACCACAACCAATCTTCGCACCAGGGATATTTCAGACAGCATCGACACGGAGCTGCAAGAACGGCTTATCGATTTGCAAGATCGCATCGATACTTTTGAATCACTTCGGAAAGAGCAATCTGGCGGTAATAGTTCGAAGGATAGCGATAACGACGGCATTTCAGACGTTGATGAGGTGAACTTGTATAAAACTGACCCATCATCACCTGACACCGACGGAGATGGTTTTGCCGACGGTATAGAAATTGTGCGTGGCTACAATCCTATTGACCCTGCCGTCGAAGCCGTTATTTCTTTTGAGTCGCCAAAGGAGTCAGTTGGCCTTGTTCGAGATGATGTTCTCAGTGTGACAGTAACTCCAGTGGAAGTGATTGCCGCAAATACCACCTCAGGTACGCTAAACGCAGAAATTCGCGGCACTGCACTACCAAATAGTTATGTGACTATTTATATCTTTAGTTCTCCAACAGTTGTTACTGTGCGCACTGATGCTGATGGTTCATTTGTTTATTCTTTTGATAAAGAGCTCGAAGATGGTACTCATGACGTATATGTAGCCATCACGGACAATGCGGGAGAAATTCTTGCACAGAGCAGTCCATTTTCTTTTGTGAAAGAGGCACAAGCTATCACACCGATTGCTGCCGCTGGGGCAGAATCGGTTTCTCCATCTCCACTTGCTGTGACAGAGTCTAAGCAAAGTGGCTATAATGCAGCACTAGGGATTGGTGTACTCGCATTCGGATTAATTCTCTTCATGCTTGGCATCAGCCTCCGAAAGCGTAACGAGGAAATTATTGTACCTGAAGATACTGTACTGAATGACGACACTGAAAATATATGATTTCACGTGTACTCACAGCACTAGAAAACGGTTTACGCACGATGCGCTTGAATACTCGGTTCATGCTCGTTGGAGTGCTTGTATTTGTATTTCCTCTAGCATTTATTTGGATCACCGAGAGCTTTTTTAGCGCCTCATACGAGAATATTCACACTGTGCAAAAACAGCGAGTAGGAATGGCACACGACACAGTCACCGCACTTCTCCTGAATGCCGAATCAGACAGGCAGCTCCTAACATCCGTCATAAAAAAGGTGAAAACCGATAACGAGGACGTTTCAAAGTTTAGAGTATATCTACAGACGCCAAACGGCCTCCTGGTGGTAGCTGCGGCTGATGATGCACTGATTGGGAATTATGATCCTACTGCCGAAGAGATCAAAAAGCTTGGTTTCTCAAATGTGTTAGACTTCCAGCTCTTAGAATTTCTGATTGATGGCAATAGGGTTTGGCAAGCCTATAAATGGGTGCCCGTTGCAAGTAACGATTACTATATTTTTACGGAACTCGACCTATCTCGCGTGGACCGCACCATGTCATATCGTCGTCAGCAGTCGTACTTCGGACTGACTGGCATCTTTATTTTTTTGCTGGCGCTGGCATATTGGCTACGTAAGCAAGTTGACTGGAAGGCTAAACACGAGCATTTGTCTGAACTCATGCACGAGCGTGACCTTTTTTCTAACATGATTGCCCATGAATTTAGGTCTCCACTAACAGCTATCAAGGGCTACGCAAGTTTTCTTGAGGAATCACAAAACCTACCTCCTGACGAACGTCGTTTTGCAGGGAATATCCATAAATCTGCTCAAGGACTTATCGCACTTGTGAGCGATTTCCTCGAGGTAGCTCGCCTACAGTCTGGTACTTTGAAGCTAAACCTAGAGACGGTGGACGTGCGCACGCTCGTAGCAAACACCCTTGAAAACATGCAATCACTAGCGCAAGAAAAGGGGTTGGCACTCGAATTCGAGGAGCCGAGCGCCCCACTCGAACTTCATACTGATCCGGCCCGCTTATCGCAAGTGCTGACCAACATCATTTCAAATGCTATTAAGTACACCAATCACGGCTCTGTTAAACTCCGGTGTGATTCAGACTACAACACAGTGAGCATTAGAGTTATGGACACGGGAATGGGCATTAGCGCCGAAGATCAAAAAAAGCTTTTTACTCCATTCATGCGCGTCGGGGGCGTTGATAATGCAAAGATTACCGGCACCGGTCTCGGCATGTACATCACGAAACAGTTGGTAGGGATTTTACACGGCACCATTGGAATTGAATCAATTAAAGGTGTCGGCAGTCACGTGGTGATTACCATTAAAACAAAGTAACGCACTATTTTGCTGCACTGCTCAAAAGTGTGTCGTGCGCTCATTCGCTCGACTACTTGCAAGTAATTGCACCTAGGCCGCTTATTTGTATAATGACTATACGACCTTCACCATCATGTGAAGGTATGCTCATATGGCAGAAAACAACAAGAAAAAAACAACTAAAACAAAGTGGGAAGATGATACAGGAGTAGGCGGTGGCAAGCTCTCAATTCGCGGTGCGCGCACACACAATCTAAAAAATATCGATGTCGAGATGCCTCGCGGCAAGATGATTGCGATTACTGGTCCATCAGGCTCAGGAAAGTCATCTTTAGCGTTTGACACCATCTTCGCCGAAGGACAACGGCGTTATGTCGAGTCACTTTCGCCGTATGCGCGTCAGTTCCTCAACAAAATGCAAAAGCCTGACGTCGACGAAATCTCTGGTCTTTCACCAGCCATTTCTATCGATCAAAAATCTGCCTCACGAAACCCACGTTCAACAGTTGCTACCATCACTGAAATTTACGACTACCTCCGTATCGTCTACGCGCGTATTGGTCAGCCGTACTGTCTTGATGTTGACACGCCAATTCAGAAGCTGTCTCAAGACGAAATCCTCAATATCGTCCTTAAATCAATCGAGGAAAAAGAAGTAAAAGCTGCTACTAAAAAGCAGTCGGAAAAGGTGATGGGGATTGAGGTCTCAAAGGGTCGCGTGGCAATTTTTGCTCCGATGGTAGTGGGGCGTAAAGGCGAATACTATCAACTCCTCTATGATTTGCTCGGCAAGGGATTCGAGACAGTAAAGATCGACGGCCAAATTAAGCAGCTACGTGAACGCATTGAGCTGACGAAGACAAAGCGACATGATATCGATGTTCTTATTGATGAGATTTATGTCAGCGAATTTACTGACGATCCGAAAGGATCACGTGAGCGATTGTCTGAAGCGGTGGAAATTGCACTGCATGAAGCTAATGGTCTGGTGAAAATCGAAAGCCCCGATGGCGGAGAGCGCACACTCTCAGCAAAATTTATTTGTCCAGTCGACGGGTCATCATTTCCAGAAGTAGAACCACGTCTCTTTTCATTTAACTCACCGTACGGAGCCTGCCCAGAGTGTAATGGCCTGGGTGTAGTGGGAATTTTTCAAAACGACGAGTGTCCAGTCTGTAAGGGTGCGCGTTTGCGCAAAGAAGCGCTGCGTGTCTACCTCGGTGGCGATGGTAAAAAGAACTTAGGTACGAATATTGTTGGTTTTACCAATATGACGGTAGCAGAAGCAGCCGATTTTGTGTCAAACCTCAAGCTCTCAAAGAAAGATGAAGAAATTGCCTGGCCAGCGCTTCGTGAAGTAATCGAACGGCTCGACTTTATGAAGGATGTAGGAATTGAGTATCTCACGCTTGATCGTCGAGCCAACACACTTTCTGGTGGCGAAGCACAGCGTATTCGCTTAGCTTCTCAGCTCGGCTCAGGACTCGTAGGAGCGCTCTACGTGCTCGATGAGCCAACGATTGGTCTTCATCAGCGCGATAATGACAAGCTGATTAAAACCCTGCAGGAGTTGCGCGACCTCGGAAATACCATTGTGGTTGTTGAACACGATGAAGATACCATTTACGCTGCTGACTATTTGGTAGACATTGGTCCTGGAGCCGGTGTTCATGGCGGTAATGTAATTGTAGCTGACTATCTGGAGAAGCTCCTTAGTGATAAGAAAAATGAGTCCGGCTCAATCACACTCGACTACTTGCGTGGCGACCGAAAAATTGAAATTCCAGAACGTCGTACGAGTGAAAAAGGAAAGATTCAAATTAAGGGTGGCAAAGCCTTTAATATTAAAAACTTAAATGTCGATATTCCACTCGGCCGCCTCATCTGTGTCACTGGGGTTTCTGGCTCTGGTAAATCTACCTTCATGTACGAGATCGTAGACCGCAATCTTAAGGCACGCCTTGAGAAACGTCACCGCACGGCAAAAATTTACAACTGCAAAACTTTCACGGGTACCGAATACCTCGGACGTTCAGTGCTGATTGATCAATCTCCGATTGGGCGTACACCACGCTCAAACCCCGCTACCTACACCGGTGCGTTTACGCACATTCGCGACTTATTTGCGGCCACGAGCGAAGCGCGAGCGCGTGGCTGGAAGCCAGGCCGCTTCAGCTTCAACGTGAAGGGCGGACGCTGTGAGGCGTGTCAGGGTAATGGCGTGATCGCGGTTGAAATGCATTTCTTGCCGACGGTGTTTGTGACCTGTGACGTCTGTGACGGCAAGCGTTTCACCAAAGAGACGCTTGAAGTCTACTACAAGAAGAAAAATATCCACGAAGTGCTCCACATGACCATCGAGGAAGCACATGATTTCTTCATTGATGTCCCGGCAATTCAGGAGCGCTTGAAGTCACTCCTTGATGTGGGACTCAGCTACCTCGAGCTCGGCCAGAGCGCTACTACACTTTCTGGTGGCGAAGCACAGCGCGTAAAGATTGCGTCTGAACTCTACCGACCACACACCCAGAAGACGATTTATCTTCTCGATGAGCCGACCATTGGTCTTCATTACGAAGATGTGCGCAAGCTGATTGAAATCTTGCAGCAGCTCGTCGACCGTGGTAATACCGTAATGGTAATTGAGCACAACCTTGATCTCGTCAAAAGTGCTGATTACATCATTGATATTGGCCCTGAAGGCGGAGCAGGCGGCGGTCAGATTGTTGCCAAAGGCACCCCTGAGGAAGTCGCCGAGGTAGAAAAGTCACACACCGGACGATACTTAAAGAAAATATTGTAATTGTAAAAGCGGCCAAAGGGCCGCTTTTGGTTATGCCACATCAAGGAGTGGCGAAAGCAAAGGGGAGCCATGTTTCCGCTCGAGTGCAGCTGTAATGCGTCCAAATGCTTGCATTGCGCCATGCTCGTGGAAAAG
The nucleotide sequence above comes from Candidatus Nomurabacteria bacterium. Encoded proteins:
- the uvrB gene encoding excinuclease ABC subunit UvrB, with product MEFQISTSKQPAGDQPKAIEALVNGVKAGHQHQTLLGVTGSGKTFTAANVIQQIQKPTLVIAHNKTLAAQLAQEYRDFFPNNAVHYFVSYYDYYQPEAYMPTSDTYIEKEAQINEEIDRLRHASTQALLTRKDVIIVASVSCIYGLGSPAEYERVHRKIERGYETNRTEMLRILVDMYFERTNADLTPGHFRAVGNTIEIMPTNERTIYRLAFSGNSVSHITKIDGVTREIIEEPDVFYLFPAKHFVTPEDERKVAINDIKLELDAQLKQFKKNGKLLETERLKRRTDHDLALIREIGYCNGIENYSRHFDRRKPGEAPYTLLSYFPHKEDGTPDFLTIIDESHVTIPQLNGMFAGDQSRKKTLVEHGFRLPSAVDNRPLRFEEFEERVGQQIYTTATPGKFELAALEKEGLKPVEQIIRPTGLVDPEIDVRGVVEEGEYPGQVKDFIAEAEKVIKGGARVLVTTLTKKMAEDLSEFLSEKNLKTKYIHSDVETIERIEILTDFRKGVFDCLVGVNLLREGLDLPEVELVAILDADKEGFLRSETALIQTIGRAARNVNGRVIVYADEITKSLNYALTETSRRRELQLAYNKEHGITPKTIMKEIKSIADQMRTSHDETVDTLLKVDVELYKKNPKKVLKDKRRQMEEAVAILDFETAAIIRDEIKYLEELAAKK
- a CDS encoding response regulator, which translates into the protein MSVLTHKNILIVGSEHVYVTKLSEVLVAEDAKLHHTSCADFSASLIEELHIELILVNDLIVDPACNEALHMIRDFFTEKAIPVFVLINDDSERIQEVLALGAADYITPQEDHESVVAKMKAVFGQGDAFSGSTAIDISTVDAEVTATGIRVFVVEDDPLLRNLLSLKMDKSKFPYEFSKDGMNVLPAMRQFKPDIVVLDLMLPGRSGFDVLAEIKGDEKLKSVPVVIFSNKDTQEDKQKAQEMGARGFYVKAMTDLSELIELIESLVK
- a CDS encoding HAMP domain-containing histidine kinase, translated to MISRVLTALENGLRTMRLNTRFMLVGVLVFVFPLAFIWITESFFSASYENIHTVQKQRVGMAHDTVTALLLNAESDRQLLTSVIKKVKTDNEDVSKFRVYLQTPNGLLVVAAADDALIGNYDPTAEEIKKLGFSNVLDFQLLEFLIDGNRVWQAYKWVPVASNDYYIFTELDLSRVDRTMSYRRQQSYFGLTGIFIFLLALAYWLRKQVDWKAKHEHLSELMHERDLFSNMIAHEFRSPLTAIKGYASFLEESQNLPPDERRFAGNIHKSAQGLIALVSDFLEVARLQSGTLKLNLETVDVRTLVANTLENMQSLAQEKGLALEFEEPSAPLELHTDPARLSQVLTNIISNAIKYTNHGSVKLRCDSDYNTVSIRVMDTGMGISAEDQKKLFTPFMRVGGVDNAKITGTGLGMYITKQLVGILHGTIGIESIKGVGSHVVITIKTK
- the uvrA gene encoding excinuclease ABC subunit UvrA — translated: MAENNKKKTTKTKWEDDTGVGGGKLSIRGARTHNLKNIDVEMPRGKMIAITGPSGSGKSSLAFDTIFAEGQRRYVESLSPYARQFLNKMQKPDVDEISGLSPAISIDQKSASRNPRSTVATITEIYDYLRIVYARIGQPYCLDVDTPIQKLSQDEILNIVLKSIEEKEVKAATKKQSEKVMGIEVSKGRVAIFAPMVVGRKGEYYQLLYDLLGKGFETVKIDGQIKQLRERIELTKTKRHDIDVLIDEIYVSEFTDDPKGSRERLSEAVEIALHEANGLVKIESPDGGERTLSAKFICPVDGSSFPEVEPRLFSFNSPYGACPECNGLGVVGIFQNDECPVCKGARLRKEALRVYLGGDGKKNLGTNIVGFTNMTVAEAADFVSNLKLSKKDEEIAWPALREVIERLDFMKDVGIEYLTLDRRANTLSGGEAQRIRLASQLGSGLVGALYVLDEPTIGLHQRDNDKLIKTLQELRDLGNTIVVVEHDEDTIYAADYLVDIGPGAGVHGGNVIVADYLEKLLSDKKNESGSITLDYLRGDRKIEIPERRTSEKGKIQIKGGKAFNIKNLNVDIPLGRLICVTGVSGSGKSTFMYEIVDRNLKARLEKRHRTAKIYNCKTFTGTEYLGRSVLIDQSPIGRTPRSNPATYTGAFTHIRDLFAATSEARARGWKPGRFSFNVKGGRCEACQGNGVIAVEMHFLPTVFVTCDVCDGKRFTKETLEVYYKKKNIHEVLHMTIEEAHDFFIDVPAIQERLKSLLDVGLSYLELGQSATTLSGGEAQRVKIASELYRPHTQKTIYLLDEPTIGLHYEDVRKLIEILQQLVDRGNTVMVIEHNLDLVKSADYIIDIGPEGGAGGGQIVAKGTPEEVAEVEKSHTGRYLKKIL